From Carnobacterium alterfunditum DSM 5972:
CCTTTTTCAACAAAAGACATCAATAGGTCCGGATCTTTCAATACTGCATGATTGCGTTCTGGATGAACGATGATCGGTGTGATACCTTCTCTTTGCATCTCAAAAAATAACTTTTCAGCATATTGAGGAATCATCGGTGTCGGAAACTCAATCAAAACATACTGATTTCCTTCATCAATAAATTGAATTTTATTTTCTTCAACATCCTCAAAAAATTCTCCATTGATGCGAACTTCTTGTCCAGGAAAAATTGTTAAGGGAATATCTCTAGCATCTAATTCCTCTTGCACTTCTTCGACTAAGCTTAAAATATCTTGTTTTTCGTTATCCCAATGTCCGTTTTTATAATGGGGAGAGGCTAAAATATGGGTGATTCCTTCAGCCACAGCTTTACGCGCCATGTCCATAGAATCTTCTAAATCTTTTGCCCCGTCATCGATTCCAGGTAAAATATGACAATGTAAATCAATCATGTGATTTTCTCCTTCAGTTTTGCCCACTTAAATTATAGTTCATTATAAAACAAAGTTTAAAAAAAAGCTAGATGTTCAAACTTAAAAGCACTTGGCCTTTTTCTGGCACTACATTCTTTTAAATGCACAGGTGAATGGTTTTTTTGTCTTACTCATCCGTGAAAACACACTTCATGAACAAGTGCATATCCTTTTAAATCACACTTATCCGTGCAAACATACTTCATGAACAAGTGCACCTTTTTTTGAATCCCACTCATCTGTGCAAGCACACTTCATGAACAAGTGTAGCCGGTTTATAAACAAACCCGTACATTCCAGAAGAAATTTATTATTAACACTCAAAAAAAACCTCATCTTTATACGATCAAGCCGTACAAACATGAGGTTAGTTACTTATTACAAATTAAGTAATGACTAGATACAGTACTGCAGCGATGACTCCGCCTACCATTGGTGCTGCTACTGGGATCCATGAGTAAGCCCAATCTGAAGCTCCTTTGTTCGGGATCGGTAAGAATTGATGTGCTAGACGCGGACCTAAGTCACGTGCCGGGTTGATCGCATAGCCTGTTGCTCCTCCTAGTGAAAGACCAATTGACAGAACTAATATCCCTACTACTAATGGATTTAGTCCATCAGCAAATATATTTTTCCCAAACATCATAAGTGCAAATACTAGCACAAAAGTACCAATTATTTCTGATATTATATTGCTGACAGTGTGACGGATAGCTGGACCTGTTGCAAATATTCCAAGGATACTAGCTTCGTCTTTTGTTTCTTTGAAGTGGGGTAAGTAAGTTAACCAAACTAAACCGGCTCCCACAAAAGCTCCGGCGGTTTGAGCAAGAATGAATGGAATAACTAATGCCCACTCAAAATTACCAATAATGGCCATAGCAAGCGTTACAGCTGGGTTTATGTGAGCTGGTCCCATCGATCCAGCAACATATACACCAATCGTTACCGCTGCACCCCATCCAAGAGCGATAGCAACCCAGCCAGCTCCTTCAGCTTTACTCTTTTTCAAGCTAACGGCCGCAACAACTCCGTCCCCAAGTAAAACCAAGATCATCGTTCCTAAAAATTCACTAAAAATCTGTAATGTATCCCCTGTCATTTTTTCCCATCTCCTTTTAAGTTTTTTAGATCAGACTCTGCAACGGCTGTTTCTAATCCTTTCCGATAGTTTATTTTTGCTTCTTCTGTCCAGCCATAGTAGCGAGCCATTTCTGTGATCACCGGTTCTATAATGCTATCCAATGTGTCACGCATGAACAACATATGGTTTGTGCGACGGATCAAGAAGTCACTTGGTGTAAGCGCCATCTCTTCTTTCATAGCATAGCATAAGCTTACACTATCTGCTAGAGTTAAGCCTTCTATTTGTTGGATCTCATCCAGTAAAGCAAGCACCTTAGGCGTGTTTGAACCATACAGGTTAGCAAGATACAATGCTTCTGATTCGTTCAGTCCTTTTTCGATCCCCATTTGAGCTAATTTTCCAGTTTCTGCTTCGACTTCTTGTGGGTCGATTTCTCCACCAGATACGGGGTATTTAGCAGAATCAATCAATTCATAAGACAGATTGAAGTTGTTTTGTAAGATTTCAATAACGGCTTTCATTGCCCCGAGTGCCATTTTGCGGTAGTCAGTTATCTTGCCCCCAGCTACTGTGATCAAACCGTCTGGATCGATGTCTAACGCACTGCCACGTGAAATGGCTGACGGGTTAGCTTCTGATTCAGAGTTGTCTTTTTCGATATTTTTCAAGGCCTCTT
This genomic window contains:
- a CDS encoding tyrosine-protein phosphatase — encoded protein: MIDLHCHILPGIDDGAKDLEDSMDMARKAVAEGITHILASPHYKNGHWDNEKQDILSLVEEVQEELDARDIPLTIFPGQEVRINGEFFEDVEENKIQFIDEGNQYVLIEFPTPMIPQYAEKLFFEMQREGITPIIVHPERNHAVLKDPDLLMSFVEKGVLVQLTAASYTGGFGKEIQKVSKQLIESNLVHFIASDAHNIGSRSFHMKEAYQKLEKEFGPEKVAEYHQVTKDLVNGEPIFTKTPQKVKKAKFLGLF
- a CDS encoding MIP/aquaporin family protein translates to MTGDTLQIFSEFLGTMILVLLGDGVVAAVSLKKSKAEGAGWVAIALGWGAAVTIGVYVAGSMGPAHINPAVTLAMAIIGNFEWALVIPFILAQTAGAFVGAGLVWLTYLPHFKETKDEASILGIFATGPAIRHTVSNIISEIIGTFVLVFALMMFGKNIFADGLNPLVVGILVLSIGLSLGGATGYAINPARDLGPRLAHQFLPIPNKGASDWAYSWIPVAAPMVGGVIAAVLYLVIT